Sequence from the Janthinobacterium lividum genome:
CCCACGCCATGCATGCCGCCAGCGCCACTGCCGCCGCGCCCAGTACGCGGCGCAGGCGCGCCGCCCGGCTTACTGCCAAGTTCGGAAATATCATTGCAATTGCCTCGCTAAGATAGGTGAATGGAAATGCATGCGCGACGCGGCGCGTCACACCAGCAGGCGCTCGACGACGCGGTGATGGATCAGGTGTTCATCGATGATCTCGTCAATGTCGCTGGCATCGAGATAGGTGTACCAGGTCGCTTCCGGATAAATCACCAGCACCGGGCCCAGCTCGCAGCGGTCCAGGCAACCGGCCTGGTTGATGCGCACCTGCTCCTGGCCCAGCATGCCCAGCGCGGCCAGGCGCTCCTTGGCATGCTGGCGCAGTTGGTCGGCACCGTGGTTGGCGCAGCAATCGCGCCCGCCGTCGCGCTGGTTGCAGCAGAAAAAGACGTGGTGGCGAAAATGGCTCATGTCGCCTCCTGCGCCAGCGCGTCGGCCACGCACGCTTCGCCCTGCTCCCAGCCCGGCTCGTACACCCATGGCCGGCGCGTCCGGTCGGCGGCGGCGAAACGGGCGATGGCACCCGCATGCGCCAGCGTTTCGGCGATTTCATCGGTCCCGCGCAGCAGGCGCGCCGCATCGTCCGGCTCGATGTCGAAGGTCAGCGAAAATTGCGCGCAGTTGATGCGCTGATGGTGCAGGTCTATGCTCAGGCGCAAGCCGCCGCCTGCCAGCCGTGCCGCCTCTGCCAGGCGCGCATAGCCGTCCGCGCTGACACGCGCCGGCAAGATGCCGTTGCGCACGCAGTTGCGCTGGAATATTTCGCCAAACCCGGGCGCCACGACGGCGCGGATGCCGAAGTCGGCCAGGGCCCAGGCCGCATGCTCGCGCGAGCTGCCGCAGCCGAAATTATCGGCGGCGATCAGGAACGTGGCATGGCGGTGCTGCGGCTGGTTCAGCACGAAGGCAGGGTCGGGCACGCGCCCCTCCAGGTAGCGCCAGCGGGCGAACAGGCCCTGGCCCAGGCCACGCCGGGAAGTGGTCACCAGTTCGGTTTGCGGAATGATGATGTCGGTGTCGATATTCGGCACCGCCAGCAGGGCGGCATGTCCGGATTCGATCAGAAAGCTGCGGTTCATCGATGCTCCTTTTCTCAGAAATTGATGCGGCTGCCGACGCCCAGCGACGCGCTCTTGTCGGCCAGGCCGGCGTAATCGCGGCTGGACTTTCCCAGACGCACATACATGTCCTGACGGCGGCTCAGTTCATAAATCATGTCCATCTCGGCCGTGACGACGGCCAGCCCGGAAAAGTGGTAGCTGCGCACGACGCCACGCGCCACCAGCTGCGGCGTGAAACGCTTGGAAAAACGCGTGAACGTGTCGTAGCGGCCAAAATCCTCGTTGCCATGCACGGGAAACACCTGCACGAACAATTCCGCCTGATGGCGCTTGAACCAGGCATTCCACGGCGCGATGCGGTGCAGCGTCAGCTGTACGCCCAGGCGCGCGTCAGCCAAGTGGTCATGCGCCCCGCCTGCGGGCGCGCCCAGTTTCAGGTAGTCGAGGCGCGCCACCCAGCCCAGCAGCTGAGGCGCCTCGCGCAGCGGTACCGGCCCGCCGACGAAGACCTGCAGCCGCGCCGTTTCCAGCGCATGCCGGCCCAGCTTGTAGTTGTAGTCGAACGCTTCGAGCAGGAACAGCTGCGACGGCCAGGCGACGAAATGCGATTGCGAGGCGCGCGCGACACCGCCGTCAAGGTAGGCCAGCTGCACCCGTCCCACGGATGGCGGCGTGGCATCGGCGGCAGTGGCCTCGGGCGCGTTGCCGCCCAGCGCCAGCAGCAGCACGGCCCAGGCGGCCACACGGCCAAGTGGCCCCAGCTGGCGCGGATCCGTCACCTTGCCCGTCAGCGCCGAAGCGGCGGCAACCGCCGGGCTCACGAGGTGCGTGCGTGCGCCGGCGCCCTGGCGGCCGATGAAATTGCGGTTGGAGGTCGACAGGCAGCGCTGTCCGGCGCCGACGAATTCCTGGTTCACG
This genomic interval carries:
- a CDS encoding (2Fe-2S) ferredoxin domain-containing protein → MSHFRHHVFFCCNQRDGGRDCCANHGADQLRQHAKERLAALGMLGQEQVRINQAGCLDRCELGPVLVIYPEATWYTYLDASDIDEIIDEHLIHHRVVERLLV
- the leuD gene encoding 3-isopropylmalate dehydratase small subunit; this encodes MNRSFLIESGHAALLAVPNIDTDIIIPQTELVTTSRRGLGQGLFARWRYLEGRVPDPAFVLNQPQHRHATFLIAADNFGCGSSREHAAWALADFGIRAVVAPGFGEIFQRNCVRNGILPARVSADGYARLAEAARLAGGGLRLSIDLHHQRINCAQFSLTFDIEPDDAARLLRGTDEIAETLAHAGAIARFAAADRTRRPWVYEPGWEQGEACVADALAQEAT